Part of the Lolium rigidum isolate FL_2022 chromosome 6, APGP_CSIRO_Lrig_0.1, whole genome shotgun sequence genome, ACAATACAAAAGTATGCAAAACAATATCCACATCTACAATCCCAAATAAATACTTTTATACCATCATGAAGTATACTTTCGTATTGTTGTAGCTTTGTTTCTTGATATTGTAGATGTGGATATTTTTTCATATATGCTTGACCAAATATTATGGCGTTTGACTTCAACAGTTTCTGATACTAGGAGAGTTTTCACGTATGCTTGATCCCAAAGATGATGAAATATTAAAATTTTGTGAACATGGGCTCATGTGTGCGTGATTTTGTACAATTGTATACTTCAGGAAATTCCCCACCAGATTACGGTACTACATAATATATAgtaacaaataaaaaaaattcccaaattgtATCCACAACATGAGAGAAATACAGAGAgagaagtttttctttttcttttccgaaCCTTGTTTGAGTCTATTAGTGTTTGGTTTGCCTATAAAGTGACGAAAGTCAAAATTtctagagagagacagagagggaGAAAGAGAGAGGTAGTTGGTTGAGTGCAGGGGGGTGATATCAGGAAGGTCTTCCCAGTTTTAATTCAGAATGTCAAAGCACACCACCATCATATCATACAGAGGACAAGGAGCAACCACCAGCACTTATCTGTTCTGTCCCTCCCACCCTCCTCAAGAACAAGGGCGCAATCTGCTCCAGCTCGTCGGCGAAAACTAGGTATTTCTCCACCGGTCTCTAATTTCTCTCGGGTATCGACAGTCTGCTCTCTTTCTTACTTCATACATGGACTGTTCTGTTCATTGCTCCTGCCTAAAAGGTGCCTAGCAAATGCCCCTGTTAGAGTTTCCTAACAGAGTCTACAAGTGCACTTGAACGGATCGATCTCTCCCATAGCTCATAGGGTACGTGGATGCATATACTTTTTGTGTCACTGATCCGCTAAATTGTTTCTTGTTCTCTTCTGTAGTGAGGCGATCATCCGGGAGATGGCCGACGTTGTAGCGCCGGAGTTGTTCGCGGCGTCGGCTGCGAAGAAGGGAAGGTAAAGCTACTGGCCTGCCTTGGTATAGAAGTCACTTAAGCCTTAATCTGCAATCTTGCTTGCATTTGTTGGCGAGCTGGCGGACACAAGGGCAAACTTTTCCTTATCATCCTGTATAGTCATATGAGATCTCACATCCATGGTGTCTAGAAGATGGTAGATGGAGTCATGGAGCTGCCGCCTTCGCGGCATGTGCTCTTGTAGATTCCAGCAAGCAAGCCAGCGATAGTATTGCCACAGAGTATTATTAGCCAGCAAGAATCTTCCCGTTCAATCATTGCCTATCCAGCGTTGACTCCCCAACCCAATACATGTGCAACCACCATGTCATGCTCAGATCCCTTAGGGGTGTATGATATATAGCGATTAGCGTGCATGAAATCCGAAAACTCATCGGTGCCCCCGAGCACCAGTAAGCttgttttttgatttcttttgaaAAACGCATATTCCGGTCTCCAAAAGTTCTGTAAATAAAGACATAGCTAGATATATATACATCTAGATTGTATGTAAGAAATTTAGTTGAAAAATACACTGCTTTTTTaaatacaaaaaagataaatttctgacaaaaatacTCGTATATAACATTTACATACAGATCCTTTTACAACCAAAACATTATGAGTTTTCTACCGAAACTTCACGGATATTTTGACAAAATAGAACTTGATTGTTTCAAACTAAAGTTTCACCAAGTTTCAAAAGTCGACTTTCAAAAATTATCAAAGTATTTTCAGTATTGCCTTTTTTTTGTACTGTAGCTATCTTTCACTAGGAATGAAAATATTCAAACATATTTCGAATAAACTATAGACTTTTAAGTTTACAACTAAAGTGTGGAATGAGAGAGAAAGAAACCGACACATATCTGAAAAAATGGGAGAGAGGTCCAGTGCGCAGAACTAATGCCGCTCTCATTTACTACCTCTGATCATATTTAATCGACGTAGGACTGGTAGTTTGTTTTGCTACCTCTGTTCACAACCGTGCGTCGATTAaataggatcggagggagtaggtgTGTCACCAACACTGAGAATGTTTTTCAGTTTTGACCAGTGCTCTTGACCCTCCTGTCGAATAGATTTATTTTTTGATAGACCGTTCTCTCATCCGAAGACCAtcatttttttttgagagcaaccacatatttcattaatcgaaaatcaagttacatgaagcaacacatgtggaaactaaaagacaaaccgggataaaatgattatcctgaatttgcagataaaatcctaaaagatcgagaaatacaaaacgatccctagggtttcctgcaaccaccgtagccagcggccgccgtccaattccaacgccgccgagacgaacgcaagaagagacgccgaacctccaccattgcaagatccaaaagagcaccatcgccaacgaggctttgtgagtcgatgaacaggctcGTCgtaagcagcgaggcacatgtcgccgtggcacgtcgaccggggacgcccccgtgctgtcttggaccaagatacgccgcctcccatcgacgaagtcggagaagaacggcatatccaccacctccggaccaacatattcgctccagaagaaccacctcgccccggcccccagcgccgtcgtggacaacgacaaacgccagtgacacgtcgagaaacagatctcgccagatctgaagaacggcgagaagaccaagctgccgacctgaaagatcgacaagcacacgttgccaacaactccgagacgtcgccgtgaaggtcgccgccggtgtgggagtggagttgaggctgatttatttgcccgggcgccgctcccaccaccccaacgacgcaccacagCAGACAAGCCCAAACTACAAAACGGTGGAGGAACgaggtcccctccccctcctgccgccggagcggcaagcggagggagaggggTCCAGAgctcacgccggtggagatgggatctggccgccgccgcctgggagagAGGAGCAGGGACAAAACGTTTCGTGGCATTCATCCGAAGACCATCATTGACAAAACTGTCGGTGACGTATCAGATGTGCAGACACAAGCACCACAGACACCTGACTAAGGAAGATCAAAAGTTAAATCCATGAATCTTGACAAATCGCAACTTTCTTTAGACATACAACATATCTTCCGACTTTCACTCTGCTGGGTTCGTTGCCACTTCCGAATACTGACAGACTCGaggacatcttttttttttttgtgcagACTGGAAGGGAAGATAGCGCTTGTAACAGGAGGAGCAGGTGGGCTCGGCAAGGCCACGGCTCGCGAGTTCATCCTGGAGGGCGCGTCCGTAGTCATTGCTGACGTGAACTCTGCCATGGGCCTCCAGACCGCCGAGGAGCTGGGCCCGCAAGCCCATTTCGTCCACTGCGACGTGACGGTGGAGGACAGCGTCGCCGGGGCGGTGGACACCACCGTCGCAAGGCACGGCCGGCTGGACGTCATGTTCAACAACGCCGGCATCGTTGGAGCGCTGTCCGGCACGTCAGAGATGGCCAGCCTTGACCTGGGCGAGTTCGACCGTGTGATGGCCGTGAACGTGCGTGGCACCCTGGCGGGGATCAAGCACGCGACGCGCGTCATGGTGCCGGCGGGCTGCGGCTCCATCCTCTGCATGGCGAGCATCAGCGGCATCCTGGGCGGCCTCGGAAGCTACCCCTACGCGGTGTCCAAGCTCGCCGTCGCAGGGCTCGTGAAGACCTCCGCCGCCGAGCTGTCGCGCCACGGCGTCCGGATCAACTGCATATCGCCGCACGCCGTGGCGACGCCGATGGTGGTGGAGCAGTTCTCGCAGATCTTCCGTGGCGCGGACGAGGCGCAGCTGGCCGCGATCATCAGGGGGCTCGGTGAGCTCAAGGGCGCGACGTGCGAGGAGGTGGATGTGGCAAGGGCGGCCGTGTACCTCGCGTCCGACGATGCCAAGTACGTGTCCGGCCAGAACCTGGTGGTGGACGGCGGGTTCACCACCTACAAGCACATGAACTTGCCGCCCCGCAAGCCACAGGACATAAGCGAGTGAGTGATTGGCCGCAGTTGATATTGCTTGCGTTTGTGCTCGTGTGGGTGGGTTTGTACAAAGCTGCATGGACGAAATAAACCAACatcaagaattttttttgttgagCAATCGGCACGACCAAATGCATTTTCATATAGAAAAGAGAAAACCATACAAGCACGAGAGGGCTTGTTTTTTAATGGAACATGCCAAAACCAAGCAAAGCTAGTTGACGAATGAACTAATCTGGATCAGCAGGGATAGCCGGCacgttttttttttccaaacgatccTACTGGATCGAATTTCATTATCACCAGATAACGAAATACAGCGTTAGCGGCTCAAAAGCCAGAAGCAAAATGAACAAAAAAACAGCAGGGGGCGCCGCCTACTGCTAGCGTTCAAGAGAACTTAGAGGTTTTATATATTTACATCATCACATCCAAGATAAAAGCCACTATCCTACCAGGTGGAACCAAACCAGCACTTCGATCCTCCTCCAGCGATTTACACGCATATAGCAAAAGCATCAACAAACATCCATTTTTGAGATAGGCAAATCAAGCGACAACATCATCCCGATCATCCTCTTACATCCTCCTGGCATCTTCTTCACCTCTACCAGCATCCATCAAACAGAGAGGACAGTATCCATCAGTTGTTGCCGAGTTTCCTCTAGGAGTAGCAGTAGCATCAGCAAACCATCAGCTCCTGCACGAATGTCTTCAGCGTCTTTCCCTTCGTGCAAACCTGCGCAGTGTTTCATAAACACAGTGGAATAACTAATCAGTTCAAAGGGATTTTTTTATCAACTTGTGTTTAAATCAAACCAAATGGAGTTAAGAAAAAATCGTCGCCCCCTTGATTTGGCTATCTGTAGTCGCATCCTTGAAATACTATCATCGTTCATATGTTGGTTTCGCCCCTAAGTAAAACCATAGTATTTCTTAGTTCGAAAAGAAATATAATAAAACTCAGACACATAGGTATTGGATAGAAACTTACCCATATACCAcatgaaaatcaaaagaatgagaa contains:
- the LOC124659689 gene encoding sex determination protein tasselseed-2-like; translation: MADVVAPELFAASAAKKGRLEGKIALVTGGAGGLGKATAREFILEGASVVIADVNSAMGLQTAEELGPQAHFVHCDVTVEDSVAGAVDTTVARHGRLDVMFNNAGIVGALSGTSEMASLDLGEFDRVMAVNVRGTLAGIKHATRVMVPAGCGSILCMASISGILGGLGSYPYAVSKLAVAGLVKTSAAELSRHGVRINCISPHAVATPMVVEQFSQIFRGADEAQLAAIIRGLGELKGATCEEVDVARAAVYLASDDAKYVSGQNLVVDGGFTTYKHMNLPPRKPQDISE